The following coding sequences are from one Shewanella putrefaciens window:
- a CDS encoding phosphatidylglycerophosphatase A family protein, with the protein MKWLSKDQVLTRLSLKNPVHFLALGFGSGLAAKAPGTFGTLAAIPLYLLLAPLPLGWYLGLTVFAALAGIYICGQAAKDMGVHDHGAIVWDEVTGLLITMIAAPAGWGWLLVGFGLFRFFDIIKPWPIRWLDAKVHGGFGIMIDDVLAGVFAFICLQGLVWCVS; encoded by the coding sequence ATGAAATGGTTGTCAAAGGATCAGGTGCTAACGCGCCTATCATTAAAAAATCCTGTCCACTTTTTGGCACTCGGTTTCGGTAGTGGGCTCGCCGCAAAGGCGCCGGGTACTTTTGGTACTTTAGCCGCAATCCCTTTATATTTACTCTTAGCACCGCTGCCTTTGGGGTGGTATTTAGGTTTGACCGTATTCGCTGCTTTGGCAGGCATTTACATTTGTGGTCAAGCCGCTAAAGATATGGGGGTGCATGACCATGGTGCGATTGTATGGGATGAAGTAACTGGACTACTCATTACTATGATAGCGGCACCAGCAGGTTGGGGTTGGTTGTTAGTCGGCTTTGGTCTATTTCGCTTTTTCGACATCATCAAACCTTGGCCTATTCGATGGCTCGATGCCAAAGTTCATGGTGGCTTTGGTATTATGATTGACGATGTCTTAGCGGGTGTATTTGCCTTTATCTGTCTGCAAGGGCTAGTCTGGTGTGTTAGCTAA
- the thiL gene encoding thiamine-phosphate kinase, with translation MKEFQLIECYFSNRGPTRRDVKLGIGDDCALVQPAENKSIAISCDTLVENVHFFPDMPPAALGYKALAVNLSDLAAMGAEPAWMTLALTLPEVDETWLSGFSEGLFEAAEYYGIALIGGDTTRGPRAINITVHGQVPQGKALTRHGAKVGDWIYVTGTLGDSALGLDIIRGAQQARAEHKEFLINRHYRPTPRVLAGQALRSLASSAIDLSDGFISDIGHILKASGVGAIVDVANIPLSRAMQDTVSEEHALGYALTGGEDYELLFTVPESQKGALETALSHAGAKFVRVGQICAGSKLKLQRNGEPFTPLYHGFEHF, from the coding sequence GTGAAAGAATTCCAATTAATTGAATGTTATTTTAGCAACCGCGGCCCCACTCGCCGTGATGTGAAGCTTGGCATCGGTGACGATTGCGCTTTAGTGCAACCCGCAGAAAACAAGTCGATTGCTATCTCCTGTGACACCTTAGTCGAAAATGTCCACTTCTTCCCCGATATGCCTCCCGCTGCCTTAGGTTACAAAGCTTTAGCGGTAAATTTATCTGATCTGGCAGCCATGGGCGCTGAACCCGCGTGGATGACGCTTGCCTTAACGCTACCCGAAGTCGATGAAACTTGGCTAAGTGGTTTTAGTGAAGGCTTGTTTGAAGCCGCCGAGTACTATGGCATCGCCTTAATTGGTGGTGATACGACTCGTGGTCCACGGGCGATTAACATCACAGTGCACGGCCAAGTCCCACAGGGTAAGGCACTCACGCGCCATGGTGCCAAAGTGGGAGATTGGATCTATGTTACGGGCACACTCGGAGATTCGGCCTTAGGTCTGGATATCATTCGAGGCGCGCAACAGGCCAGAGCCGAGCATAAAGAATTCCTGATTAATCGCCATTATCGTCCAACACCAAGAGTTTTAGCGGGCCAAGCTTTGCGTTCGCTTGCCTCCAGTGCTATCGACCTTTCTGACGGGTTTATCTCGGATATAGGCCATATTCTTAAGGCTTCTGGTGTGGGAGCCATTGTCGATGTGGCTAATATTCCTCTGTCCCGTGCGATGCAAGATACCGTTAGTGAGGAGCATGCCTTAGGTTATGCGCTGACCGGTGGCGAAGATTATGAACTGCTGTTTACGGTTCCTGAGTCCCAAAAGGGCGCGCTTGAGACCGCCTTGAGTCATGCGGGGGCAAAGTTTGTCCGTGTTGGCCAGATTTGTGCGGGCAGTAAACTCAAGTTGCAACGCAATGGTGAGCCGTTTACGCCGCTGTATCACGGTTTCGAGCACTTTTAA
- the nusB gene encoding transcription antitermination factor NusB, translating into MKPSERRKARRLAVQAIYSWQLSGNNIADVEHEFLTEQSLDGVDVAYFRELFSGVATKKTQLDELIIPHLERPIDEVSPVEKAIVRLATYELTFRKDVPYKVAINEAIELAKAFGADESHKFVNGLLDKLVARK; encoded by the coding sequence ATGAAGCCTTCTGAGCGCCGCAAGGCCCGCCGTTTAGCCGTTCAAGCCATCTATTCATGGCAACTAAGCGGGAATAATATTGCCGATGTCGAGCATGAGTTTTTAACTGAGCAGAGTCTCGACGGTGTTGATGTAGCTTATTTTCGTGAGCTATTTTCAGGCGTTGCAACGAAGAAAACCCAGTTGGATGAGCTGATCATCCCGCATCTGGAGCGCCCGATTGATGAAGTGTCTCCTGTTGAGAAAGCCATAGTACGTTTAGCGACCTATGAGCTGACTTTCCGTAAAGATGTGCCCTACAAGGTCGCTATTAACGAGGCGATTGAGTTGGCAAAAGCTTTCGGTGCGGACGAGAGTCATAAGTTTGTGAACGGACTGCTCGACAAACTGGTTGCACGCAAGTAA
- the ribH gene encoding 6,7-dimethyl-8-ribityllumazine synthase yields MNIVQGNIEAKNAKVAIVISRFNSFLVESLLEGALDTLKRFGQVSDDNITVVRVPGAVELPLAARRVAASGKFDGIIALGAVIRGGTPHFDFVAGECNKGLAQVALEFDLPVAFGVLTTDTIEQAIERSGTKAGNKGGEAALSLLEMVNVLQELEQQL; encoded by the coding sequence ATGAACATAGTTCAAGGTAATATCGAAGCGAAAAATGCCAAAGTTGCGATTGTAATTTCGCGTTTCAACAGCTTTTTAGTTGAGAGCTTGCTTGAAGGTGCACTTGACACGCTGAAACGTTTTGGCCAAGTCAGCGACGACAATATCACTGTTGTCCGTGTACCAGGTGCGGTTGAGTTGCCGCTAGCTGCGCGTCGCGTCGCTGCCAGTGGTAAATTCGACGGTATTATCGCATTAGGTGCGGTGATCCGTGGTGGTACTCCTCATTTTGATTTTGTTGCAGGCGAATGTAATAAAGGTCTAGCTCAAGTTGCTTTAGAATTTGATCTGCCTGTTGCCTTCGGTGTGTTGACCACAGATACCATAGAACAAGCTATTGAACGTTCAGGTACCAAAGCGGGTAATAAAGGCGGCGAAGCTGCTTTAAGCCTGCTTGAAATGGTCAATGTTCTGCAAGAACTTGAACAACAGTTGTAA
- the ribBA gene encoding bifunctional 3,4-dihydroxy-2-butanone-4-phosphate synthase/GTP cyclohydrolase II, with protein sequence MALHSIEEIIEDIRQGKMVILMDDEDRENEGDLIMAAEMVTPEAINFMAKYGRGLICQTMTKARCQQLNLPLMVTNNNAQFSTNFTVSIEAAEGVTTGISAHDRAVTVKTAVAKDAKASDLVQPGHIFPLMAQDGGVLTRAGHTEAGCDLARLAGLEPSGVIVEILNEDGTMARRPDLEIFSELHGIKIGTIAALIEYRNTKETTVVREAKCKLPTRFGEFDMVTFRDTIDNQLHFALVKGEVKEDCLVRVHLQNTFNDLLHSERDQQRSWPLEKAMERISAEGGVLVLLGNQEHPCEILSKVKAFEAEDQGQAPASAKWQGTSRRVGVGSQILASLGVTKMRLLSSPKRYHSLSGFGLEVTEYVAD encoded by the coding sequence ATGGCGCTGCACAGTATAGAAGAGATCATCGAAGATATTCGTCAAGGCAAAATGGTTATTTTGATGGATGACGAAGATAGAGAAAACGAAGGTGATTTGATCATGGCGGCCGAAATGGTCACGCCAGAAGCGATTAACTTTATGGCCAAATATGGCCGTGGACTCATTTGCCAGACCATGACTAAAGCCCGTTGCCAGCAGTTAAATCTGCCTTTAATGGTGACGAATAATAACGCTCAGTTCTCGACTAACTTTACGGTTTCTATTGAAGCGGCTGAAGGTGTGACAACTGGTATTTCGGCCCACGATCGCGCTGTGACGGTAAAAACGGCTGTGGCTAAAGACGCTAAAGCGTCTGATTTAGTGCAACCTGGGCATATCTTCCCGTTAATGGCACAGGACGGCGGCGTATTAACCCGCGCAGGCCACACTGAAGCGGGTTGTGATTTAGCCCGTCTTGCGGGACTTGAGCCATCGGGCGTTATCGTTGAAATTTTAAACGAAGACGGCACTATGGCACGTCGGCCAGATTTAGAGATTTTCTCCGAGTTGCATGGCATCAAAATCGGCACTATCGCGGCTTTAATCGAGTATCGCAATACCAAAGAAACCACGGTTGTGCGTGAAGCTAAATGCAAACTACCGACCCGTTTCGGCGAGTTCGATATGGTGACTTTTAGAGACACTATCGACAATCAACTGCATTTCGCCTTAGTCAAAGGAGAGGTGAAAGAAGATTGTTTGGTGCGCGTGCATTTGCAAAATACTTTCAACGATTTACTCCACTCAGAGCGCGATCAGCAACGCAGCTGGCCACTCGAAAAGGCGATGGAGCGTATTTCTGCAGAAGGTGGTGTATTGGTTTTACTCGGGAATCAAGAGCATCCCTGTGAAATCCTTTCTAAGGTGAAAGCCTTTGAAGCCGAAGATCAAGGCCAAGCGCCTGCTTCTGCAAAATGGCAGGGGACGTCGCGCCGTGTGGGTGTGGGTTCGCAAATCCTCGCTAGCCTTGGCGTGACTAAGATGCGTCTGCTCAGCTCGCCTAAACGCTACCATTCACTTTCAGGCTTTGGCCTTGAAGTGACTGAGTATGTGGCGGACTGA
- a CDS encoding riboflavin synthase, with translation MFTGIIEAVGTLRKLERKGDDIRLTVASGKLDLTDVRLGDSIATNGVCLTVVQQLADGYVADVSAETVSLTGFANYKVGTKVNLEKAVTPTTRLGGHMVSGHVDGIATVEQRLVRGQAIEFWLAAPAELGRYIAHKGSITIDGVSLTVNEVDGSRFRLTIVPHTAGETTLIDLQAGDKVNIEVDLIARYLERLMNYDGKDSKSGGVTMEMLARAGFVR, from the coding sequence ATGTTTACTGGGATTATTGAAGCCGTTGGCACCCTTCGCAAACTGGAGCGTAAAGGCGATGATATTCGTCTTACCGTGGCGAGCGGCAAACTGGATTTAACCGATGTGCGTTTAGGCGACAGTATTGCCACCAATGGCGTGTGCTTAACGGTTGTGCAGCAACTAGCCGACGGTTATGTGGCTGATGTTTCAGCAGAAACAGTGAGTCTAACCGGGTTTGCCAACTATAAAGTGGGCACTAAAGTGAATCTTGAAAAGGCCGTTACTCCCACCACGCGTTTAGGTGGCCATATGGTCAGCGGCCATGTGGACGGTATTGCAACGGTTGAGCAACGCTTAGTGCGTGGGCAAGCCATCGAGTTTTGGTTAGCCGCACCCGCAGAGCTTGGGCGTTACATAGCCCACAAAGGTTCCATTACCATTGACGGCGTGAGTCTGACGGTGAACGAAGTGGACGGCAGTCGATTCCGCTTGACCATAGTTCCCCATACCGCAGGTGAAACCACCTTAATCGACCTGCAAGCGGGCGATAAGGTGAATATCGAAGTGGATTTAATCGCCCGTTATCTTGAACGCTTAATGAATTATGATGGCAAAGACAGCAAGAGCGGTGGCGTCACCATGGAAATGTTAGCCCGTGCCGGGTTTGTGCGTTAG
- the ribD gene encoding bifunctional diaminohydroxyphosphoribosylaminopyrimidine deaminase/5-amino-6-(5-phosphoribosylamino)uracil reductase RibD: MSLNITWSALDIQMMSRAIQLARKGFYTTRPNPSVGCVIVKDNQIIGEGYHQKAGEPHAEVHALRMAGERARGATAYVTLEPCSHYGRTPPCALALINIGVKRVVVAVEDPNPQVGGRGIQMLRDAGIEVDVGLHRDEAYALNLGFMKRMESGLPRLTVKLAASLDGKTALSNGVSKWITGPESRRDVQRLRLRSCALVTGIETILADDPLLNVRYQELGSLKDRVTEAQLLQPLRVILDSRARLPLSAACLAIVSPILLVSTVAYPAEFQAQLPSHVSCLLLPAIEGRVSLPELLSYLGQSCNHVLVEAGATLAGAFLAEGLADELVLYQAMKILGGYGRNLLQLPDYQTMAHIPALTLVDERKLGPDTRLTLSVKLDTSLFN; the protein is encoded by the coding sequence ATGAGCTTGAACATAACTTGGTCCGCACTCGATATCCAAATGATGAGCCGCGCGATTCAATTGGCACGCAAAGGCTTTTATACCACTCGGCCCAATCCTAGTGTGGGCTGCGTTATCGTTAAAGATAACCAAATCATCGGTGAAGGTTATCATCAAAAAGCGGGTGAACCCCACGCCGAAGTGCATGCGCTACGTATGGCTGGTGAACGCGCCCGCGGCGCAACAGCCTATGTCACCTTAGAGCCATGCAGTCATTATGGTCGCACACCGCCCTGCGCCTTGGCGCTGATCAATATTGGCGTTAAACGTGTGGTGGTGGCGGTAGAAGATCCAAATCCGCAAGTGGGGGGGCGCGGTATTCAAATGCTGCGTGACGCCGGCATTGAAGTGGATGTGGGATTACATCGCGATGAGGCCTATGCCTTAAATTTAGGCTTTATGAAGCGGATGGAATCAGGTTTACCCAGACTTACGGTAAAATTAGCCGCGAGTCTTGATGGAAAAACTGCGCTGTCTAATGGTGTGTCTAAATGGATAACTGGCCCAGAATCCCGCCGTGACGTGCAGCGCTTACGCTTACGTTCTTGCGCGCTAGTTACGGGGATCGAAACCATACTGGCAGACGATCCTTTGCTTAATGTGCGTTATCAAGAGCTTGGTAGCTTAAAAGACAGGGTAACCGAGGCGCAATTACTTCAGCCATTAAGAGTCATACTCGACAGTCGCGCCCGTTTGCCGTTATCTGCTGCATGTTTGGCTATTGTATCGCCGATACTCTTGGTCTCGACCGTGGCTTATCCCGCAGAGTTTCAAGCACAATTGCCCTCCCATGTGAGTTGCCTCCTGTTACCTGCAATTGAAGGTCGCGTCTCGCTTCCTGAACTATTAAGCTATTTAGGCCAAAGTTGTAATCACGTGCTGGTGGAAGCGGGGGCAACCTTAGCGGGCGCATTTTTAGCCGAGGGGCTTGCCGATGAGTTAGTGCTATACCAAGCGATGAAAATCCTCGGTGGGTATGGGCGTAATCTGCTGCAACTGCCCGATTATCAAACCATGGCACACATTCCTGCACTCACGTTGGTCGATGAGCGTAAATTAGGGCCAGATACCCGTTTAACCTTGAGCGTTAAGCTTGATACTTCTTTATTTAATTAA